One genomic region from Streptomyces sp. NBC_00582 encodes:
- a CDS encoding response regulator transcription factor, giving the protein MLLAEDDRAIRHALERALALEGYQVTAVADGVEALAHAHKSPPDVLVLDVMMPGIDGLQVCRVLRAEGDRTPILMLTALVETADRIAGLDAGADDYVVKPFDVEEVFARLRALLRRTNPGSVPVPSEPVAPKQTPERYLEAAGLRMDPQARRAWRGERELELTRTEFELLELLVRNAGIVLDHSTIYDRIWGYDFGPGSKNLAVYVGYLRRKLDQPGASQLIHTVRGVGYVLRED; this is encoded by the coding sequence CTGCTGCTCGCCGAAGACGACCGCGCCATCCGCCACGCCCTGGAACGCGCCCTGGCCCTGGAGGGATACCAGGTCACCGCGGTCGCCGACGGCGTCGAGGCGCTGGCCCACGCCCACAAGTCGCCGCCGGACGTCCTCGTCCTCGACGTGATGATGCCCGGGATCGACGGCCTCCAGGTCTGCCGGGTGCTGCGCGCCGAGGGCGACCGCACACCGATCCTGATGCTGACCGCGCTGGTGGAGACCGCCGACCGGATCGCCGGCCTGGACGCGGGCGCCGACGACTACGTCGTCAAGCCGTTCGACGTCGAGGAGGTCTTCGCCCGGCTGCGGGCGCTGCTGCGGCGCACCAACCCGGGCAGTGTCCCCGTACCGTCGGAGCCGGTCGCCCCGAAGCAGACGCCCGAGCGGTATCTGGAGGCGGCCGGGCTGCGGATGGACCCGCAGGCGCGGCGGGCCTGGCGGGGCGAGCGCGAGCTGGAACTCACCCGCACCGAGTTCGAGCTGCTGGAACTGCTGGTGCGCAACGCCGGGATCGTCCTCGACCACTCCACGATCTACGACCGCATCTGGGGCTACGACTTCGGCCCCGGCTCCAAGAACCTCGCCGTCTACGTCGGCTACCTCCGCCGCAAACTGGACCAGCCGGGCGCCTCGCAGCTGATCCACACCGTGCGCGGGGTGGGTTACGTGCTGCGGGAGGACTGA
- a CDS encoding FMN reductase, whose amino-acid sequence MKLVVVSAGLSVPSSTRLLADRLAGAVGAKTPVDVEVVELRDLAVEIAHHFTNGFPGRKLAEALDAVAAADGLIVVTPVFSASYSGLFKSFFDVLDPDALTGRPVLIAATGGSARHSLVLEHALRPLFAHLRAVVVPTAVYAASEDWGAEGLPERIDRAAGELAALMGGLSAARPANPVKDAFEVVPFAEQLAALTSR is encoded by the coding sequence ATGAAGCTCGTCGTCGTCTCGGCGGGACTGAGCGTCCCCTCGTCCACCCGGCTGCTGGCCGACCGGCTCGCCGGCGCGGTCGGGGCGAAGACGCCCGTGGACGTCGAGGTCGTGGAGCTGCGCGATCTCGCCGTGGAGATCGCCCACCACTTCACCAACGGCTTTCCCGGGCGCAAGCTGGCCGAGGCCCTGGACGCGGTGGCCGCCGCCGACGGGCTGATCGTCGTCACGCCGGTGTTCTCGGCCTCGTACAGCGGACTGTTCAAGTCGTTCTTCGACGTCCTTGACCCGGACGCGCTGACGGGCAGGCCGGTGCTGATCGCGGCGACCGGCGGCTCCGCCCGGCACTCGCTGGTTCTGGAGCACGCCCTGCGGCCCCTCTTCGCCCATCTGCGGGCCGTCGTCGTCCCGACCGCCGTCTACGCCGCCTCGGAGGACTGGGGCGCCGAGGGGCTGCCGGAGCGGATCGATCGGGCGGCGGGGGAGCTGGCGGCGCTGATGGGCGGGCTGTCCGCGGCGCGGCCGGCGAACCCGGTGAAGGACGCCTTCGAGGTCGTCCCGTTCGCGGAGCAGCTCGCGGCGCTGACCAGCCGGTGA
- a CDS encoding LLM class flavin-dependent oxidoreductase produces the protein MQFGIFTVGDVTPDPTTGRTPSERERIKAMVAIALKAEEVGLDVFATGEHHNPPFVPSSPTTMLGYVAARTEKLILSTSTTLITTNDPVKIAEDFAMLQHLADGRVDLMMGRGNTGPVYPWFGQDIRQGINLAIENYALLHRLWREDVVDWEGKFRTPLQGFTSTPRPLDDVPPFVWHGSIRSPEIAEQAAYYGDGFFHNNIFWPADHTKRMVELYRARYAHYGHGTPEQAIVGLGGQVFMRKNSQDAVREFRPYFDNAPVYGHGPSLEDFTDQTPLTVGTPEQVVEKTLAFRDYAGDYQRQLFLVDHAGLPLKTVLEQIDLLGEEVVPVLRKEFAVGRPAEVPEAPTHQSLLAATRKETVA, from the coding sequence GCCATCGCCCTCAAGGCGGAGGAGGTCGGGCTCGACGTCTTCGCCACCGGTGAGCACCACAACCCGCCGTTCGTGCCCTCGTCGCCGACCACCATGCTCGGCTATGTCGCGGCGCGGACCGAGAAGCTGATCCTCTCCACCTCCACGACCCTCATCACCACCAACGACCCGGTGAAGATCGCCGAGGACTTCGCGATGCTCCAGCACCTGGCCGACGGGCGCGTGGACCTGATGATGGGGCGCGGCAACACCGGTCCCGTCTACCCGTGGTTCGGGCAGGACATCCGGCAGGGCATCAACCTCGCCATCGAGAACTACGCCCTGCTGCACCGGCTGTGGCGCGAGGACGTCGTGGACTGGGAAGGGAAGTTCCGCACCCCGCTCCAGGGGTTCACCTCCACCCCGCGCCCGCTGGACGACGTCCCGCCGTTCGTCTGGCACGGCTCCATCCGCTCCCCGGAGATCGCCGAGCAGGCCGCCTACTACGGCGACGGCTTCTTCCACAACAACATCTTCTGGCCCGCCGACCACACCAAGCGCATGGTCGAGCTGTACCGGGCCCGGTACGCCCACTACGGGCACGGCACGCCCGAGCAGGCGATCGTCGGCCTCGGCGGCCAGGTGTTCATGCGGAAGAACTCCCAGGACGCGGTGCGCGAGTTCCGGCCGTACTTCGACAACGCGCCCGTCTACGGGCACGGGCCGTCCCTGGAGGACTTCACCGACCAGACCCCGCTGACCGTCGGCACGCCCGAGCAGGTCGTCGAGAAGACCCTCGCCTTCCGCGACTACGCCGGCGACTACCAGCGCCAGCTCTTCCTCGTGGACCACGCGGGGCTGCCGCTGAAGACCGTCCTGGAGCAGATCGACCTGCTCGGCGAGGAGGTCGTCCCGGTGCTGCGCAAGGAGTTCGCCGTCGGACGCCCGGCCGAGGTGCCGGAGGCGCCCACCCACCAGTCGCTGCTCGCGGCCACACGGAAGGAGACCGTCGCATGA